One part of the Mycolicibacterium aromaticivorans JS19b1 = JCM 16368 genome encodes these proteins:
- a CDS encoding isoprenylcysteine carboxyl methyltransferase family protein, with the protein MYYLFILLIAVERLVELVVSRRNARWSFSQGGREFGRGHYPAMVTMHTVLLASCVAEVATQHRPFLPWLGWPMVAVVVASTVVRWWCVAVLGKHWNPRLIVIKGAPLVSNGPYRWLHHPNYTAVAAEVAALPMVHSAWVTAIVFSIANAAVLTVRIRAENTALGYA; encoded by the coding sequence ATTTACTACCTGTTCATCCTGCTGATCGCAGTGGAGCGGCTCGTCGAGTTGGTGGTGTCACGTCGCAACGCCCGATGGTCGTTTTCCCAGGGCGGCAGAGAATTTGGACGTGGACACTATCCGGCGATGGTGACGATGCACACCGTGCTGCTCGCGTCGTGCGTAGCCGAGGTGGCGACCCAGCACCGTCCGTTCCTGCCGTGGCTCGGTTGGCCGATGGTGGCCGTCGTCGTGGCCAGCACGGTGGTGCGCTGGTGGTGTGTGGCCGTGCTCGGCAAGCACTGGAACCCCCGGCTGATCGTGATCAAGGGAGCTCCCCTGGTCAGCAATGGACCGTACCGATGGCTGCATCACCCGAACTACACGGCCGTCGCAGCTGAAGTGGCTGCGCTGCCGATGGTGCATTCGGCCTGGGTGACCGCGATCGTTTTCAGCATCGCCAACGCTGCGGTGCTGACCGTGCGGATTCGCGCCGAGAACACGGCGCTGGGGTATGCCTGA
- the scnC gene encoding thiocyanate hydrolase subunit gamma translates to MTDHGHDHDHARTVKPMVDEITDFEVLEIALRELCIEKGIFTAEEHRRFTEFAEQIGPTPAARLVARAWLDPDFKALALAEPMTASKEVGVDWLEPTGFGTPSDFTAFQILEDTPAVHNVIVCALCSCYPRPILGNSPEWYRTPNYRRRLVRWPRQVLAEFGLYLSDDIEVRVQDSNQKHRFMVMPMRPEGTDGWSEDQLTEIITRDCLIGVALPKPGVTTNVITATRPAMHPVGE, encoded by the coding sequence ATGACCGACCACGGCCACGACCACGACCACGCCCGCACCGTCAAGCCGATGGTCGATGAGATCACCGACTTCGAGGTGCTCGAGATCGCGCTGCGCGAATTGTGCATCGAGAAGGGCATTTTCACCGCCGAGGAGCACCGCCGCTTCACCGAGTTCGCCGAGCAGATCGGCCCGACGCCGGCGGCTCGCCTGGTGGCCCGCGCCTGGCTGGATCCCGATTTCAAAGCCCTCGCCCTCGCCGAACCGATGACCGCCAGCAAGGAGGTCGGGGTGGACTGGCTCGAGCCGACCGGCTTCGGCACCCCCAGCGACTTCACCGCATTCCAGATCCTCGAAGACACCCCGGCCGTGCACAACGTGATCGTGTGCGCCCTCTGCTCCTGCTATCCGCGGCCCATCCTCGGCAACTCCCCCGAGTGGTACCGCACACCGAACTACCGTCGGCGGCTGGTGCGCTGGCCCCGACAGGTTCTCGCCGAGTTCGGCCTCTACCTCTCTGACGACATCGAAGTCCGTGTCCAGGATTCCAATCAGAAGCACCGCTTCATGGTCATGCCCATGCGACCTGAGGGCACCGACGGCTGGAGCGAAGACCAGCTGACCGAGATCATCACCCGGGACTGTCTGATCGGCGTCGCCCTGCCGAAGCCCGGGGTGACCACCAATGTCATCACCGCCACCCGCCCCGCCATGCATCCGGTCGGCGAATGA
- a CDS encoding acyl-CoA thioesterase domain-containing protein: MNSGMVLSKRTAAASGTIGIRPAYFVQHGNGIFRPTPSAAASGSEGLLSGQAIAGLAASTLERKYGSVGYLPTRLTLDLLKPARAVPTHTQTRLIRHGNRMRTAECDIVQDDWIVARATLLQYRLSHTPDGTDPVPARAVGIPSDAGDQSTAGRKRAYYGGLDAVAGLQATPFVRAAVVAEAAANLVTNLGTGEIGYLNGDLTVALSRLPRGVFIGVQADTHFAENGVSVGSATLFDDAGAFGTSMVTAVANPAARTGTRPRD; encoded by the coding sequence GTGAACAGCGGCATGGTCTTGTCAAAGCGCACGGCAGCGGCTTCCGGCACAATCGGTATCCGCCCAGCGTATTTCGTCCAGCACGGAAACGGCATCTTCCGTCCCACCCCGTCGGCGGCGGCATCCGGGAGCGAGGGTCTGCTCAGCGGTCAGGCGATCGCCGGGCTCGCGGCATCGACGCTGGAACGCAAGTACGGCAGCGTCGGATACCTGCCCACCCGGCTGACGCTCGACCTGCTCAAACCTGCCCGTGCCGTTCCCACCCATACTCAAACCCGGCTGATCCGGCACGGAAACCGCATGCGTACCGCCGAATGCGACATCGTCCAGGACGACTGGATCGTGGCACGCGCAACTCTGTTGCAATACCGGCTTTCTCATACACCGGATGGGACGGACCCCGTGCCCGCACGGGCCGTCGGCATACCGTCCGACGCCGGGGACCAGAGCACTGCCGGACGCAAGCGCGCGTACTACGGCGGTCTTGACGCCGTGGCCGGTCTGCAGGCGACGCCCTTCGTCCGTGCGGCGGTGGTCGCCGAGGCCGCCGCGAACCTGGTGACCAATCTGGGCACCGGTGAGATCGGCTACCTCAACGGGGACCTGACGGTGGCCCTGTCGCGGTTGCCCCGCGGTGTTTTCATCGGCGTGCAAGCCGACACCCACTTCGCCGAGAACGGAGTGTCGGTGGGCAGCGCCACCCTCTTCGACGATGCGGGTGCATTCGGCACCAGCATGGTCACCGCGGTCGCCAATCCGGCGGCCCGCACGGGCACCCGCCCGCGCGACTGA
- a CDS encoding transporter substrate-binding domain-containing protein, with protein sequence MRPLTFGALAITVALTACVAPAVARAGGPAILKVCTTGDYRPLTYRDPATGQYSGVDIDMAADLAQHLGRTAVFVPTTWSTLVADLTSPGRCDIAMGGITDTPERRRVVDVTRPYLAGGKTALVRAADTERLASIEQINQPGVRVIENNGGTNEQFARTHLPEAQLITWPDNTTIFDQLAAGGADVMVTDAIEAIYQSSLHPELVAEHPADPFTSEAKAYLLPKGSPIAAATDAWLAGALRDGTYAGSYERWLHVPAPDPPS encoded by the coding sequence ATGCGGCCGTTGACCTTTGGCGCGCTCGCAATCACCGTGGCGCTCACCGCCTGCGTCGCGCCGGCGGTCGCCAGGGCCGGCGGCCCGGCCATCCTGAAGGTCTGCACCACCGGCGACTACCGACCATTGACTTACCGCGACCCGGCGACAGGACAGTACAGCGGGGTCGACATCGACATGGCCGCCGATTTGGCCCAGCATCTCGGGCGCACCGCGGTGTTCGTGCCCACGACCTGGTCGACGCTCGTGGCGGACCTCACCTCACCGGGGCGATGCGATATCGCGATGGGCGGGATCACCGACACCCCCGAGCGCCGCCGTGTCGTCGACGTGACCCGGCCCTACCTGGCCGGCGGCAAGACCGCGCTGGTCCGGGCCGCCGACACCGAGCGGCTCGCCAGCATCGAGCAGATCAACCAGCCTGGTGTGCGTGTCATCGAGAACAACGGCGGCACCAACGAGCAGTTCGCCCGCACACACCTGCCCGAGGCGCAGCTCATCACCTGGCCGGACAACACCACCATCTTCGATCAGCTCGCGGCCGGCGGCGCCGACGTCATGGTCACCGACGCCATCGAAGCCATCTACCAGTCGTCGCTGCACCCCGAGTTGGTAGCCGAGCACCCCGCGGATCCCTTCACCTCCGAGGCGAAGGCGTATCTGCTGCCCAAGGGCAGCCCCATCGCTGCCGCGACCGATGCCTGGCTGGCCGGTGCGCTCCGCGACGGCACCTACGCCGGCAGCTACGAACGGTGGTTGCACGTGCCGGCACCCGACCCGCCGAGTTAG
- a CDS encoding SH3-like domain-containing protein yields the protein MSTAAERADQLALVARLKSAYPELPDAPTPDLLDHARFVAYMKPVHDVGGEPDAPMKYENKDYEYWEHMTYVICEVLAWRGIWLSEERRRIGNVDVQRAVYLGFPYYGRWLLSVARVLIEKHHIGLTELTERMAEVKERYAGGLEGKALAAKPRFEGDGSQVKRNSHIVHAQGKGDPQVYAGKAGEPRFKVGDAVVVRELPVLFYTRTPEYVRGAAGVIDAVAYESPAAEDETWDIPDAKPEWFYVVKFSMSELWDDFNGPDSDSLRTEIPEHWLQPA from the coding sequence ATGAGCACTGCTGCCGAACGCGCCGACCAGCTCGCTTTGGTGGCACGGCTAAAGTCCGCGTATCCGGAACTGCCTGATGCTCCCACCCCGGATCTGCTCGACCACGCCAGGTTCGTCGCCTACATGAAGCCGGTGCACGATGTCGGCGGCGAACCGGACGCTCCGATGAAGTACGAGAACAAGGACTACGAGTACTGGGAGCACATGACGTACGTCATCTGCGAGGTGCTCGCGTGGCGCGGAATCTGGCTCTCCGAGGAACGGCGGCGGATCGGCAACGTCGACGTCCAGCGCGCCGTCTACCTCGGCTTCCCGTACTACGGCCGTTGGCTGCTGTCGGTGGCCCGGGTCCTGATCGAAAAGCACCACATCGGCCTCACCGAGTTGACCGAGCGGATGGCGGAGGTCAAGGAGCGCTACGCCGGCGGCCTGGAAGGAAAGGCGCTGGCGGCCAAGCCCAGATTCGAAGGCGACGGATCGCAGGTCAAGCGCAACAGTCACATCGTGCACGCCCAGGGGAAGGGCGACCCGCAGGTGTACGCAGGCAAGGCCGGCGAGCCGAGGTTCAAGGTCGGCGACGCCGTCGTCGTGCGCGAACTGCCGGTGCTGTTCTACACCCGCACCCCCGAGTATGTCCGCGGCGCCGCGGGCGTCATCGACGCGGTGGCCTATGAGAGTCCGGCCGCCGAGGACGAGACGTGGGACATCCCCGACGCCAAGCCCGAATGGTTCTACGTCGTCAAATTCAGCATGTCCGAGCTGTGGGACGACTTCAACGGCCCGGACAGCGACAGCTTGCGCACCGAAATCCCCGAGCACTGGCTTCAGCCCGCATAG
- a CDS encoding fatty acyl-AMP ligase, with protein sequence MDRGHVDAPEGLLRIEDCLDADGNVVLPAGVTLISLIDRNIANVGDTVAYRYLDYSRSAQPAVFELTWTQLGERLRAIAAHVQRSAARGDRVAILAPQGLDYITGFFAAIKAGTIAVPLFAPELPGHAERLDTALGDSQPALVLTTAAAADSVRGFLAKLPSARQPRLLVIDDIPDSSGADFVETVVDVDDVSHLQYTSGSTRPPAGVEITHRAVGTNLIQMILSIDLLDRNTHGVSWLPLYHDMGLSMIGFPTVYGGHSTLLSPTAFIRRPQRWIRALSDASRDGHVITAAPNFAYEWTAARGVPDAGDDIDLSNVVMIIGSEPVSADAITTFSEAFAPHGLPPTAFKPSYGIAEATLFVATIAPTAQPTVIRLDREQLAQGIAQEAGEGADAVTQVSCGQVARSLWAVIADPATGGELPDGRIGEIWLHGNNVGRGYWGQPQESRRVFGAKLTHRRSEGSHAVGVPADGVWLRTGDLGFYRGGELYVAGRLADIVVLDGRTLYPHDIEQTAADSSSLVRRGYVAAFTVPANQMPGATTQDTTEQLVVIAERAAGTSRSDPATAIAAIRSAVFRRHGVEAADVRLLPAGGIPRTTSGKLARRACRAEYLSDALRLR encoded by the coding sequence ATGGACCGCGGCCATGTCGATGCACCCGAGGGTCTGCTTCGGATCGAAGACTGCCTGGACGCCGACGGGAACGTCGTCTTACCGGCGGGCGTGACGCTGATCTCGTTGATCGACCGCAACATCGCGAACGTCGGCGACACCGTCGCCTACCGCTACCTCGACTACAGCCGCTCGGCCCAACCGGCGGTCTTCGAGCTGACCTGGACGCAACTCGGTGAACGCCTGCGCGCGATCGCGGCCCATGTACAGCGCAGCGCTGCGCGCGGTGACCGGGTCGCCATATTGGCGCCCCAGGGGCTGGACTACATCACCGGATTCTTCGCCGCGATAAAGGCGGGAACCATCGCGGTGCCGCTGTTCGCTCCTGAATTGCCCGGCCACGCCGAACGTCTCGACACCGCGCTCGGTGATTCGCAGCCCGCCCTGGTGCTCACCACTGCGGCCGCCGCTGACAGTGTGCGCGGGTTTCTGGCCAAGCTGCCATCGGCCCGGCAACCGCGGCTGCTCGTCATCGACGACATTCCCGATTCCTCTGGCGCCGACTTCGTCGAGACCGTTGTCGACGTCGACGACGTGTCGCATCTGCAGTACACGTCGGGCTCCACCCGGCCGCCGGCCGGAGTGGAGATCACCCACCGGGCCGTTGGCACCAACTTGATCCAGATGATCCTGTCGATAGACCTGCTCGACCGAAACACCCACGGCGTCAGCTGGTTACCGCTGTACCACGATATGGGCTTGTCGATGATCGGCTTCCCGACGGTGTACGGCGGACATTCCACCCTGCTGTCCCCGACCGCCTTCATCCGCAGACCGCAACGCTGGATCCGGGCGCTCTCCGATGCGTCCCGGGACGGCCACGTCATCACCGCCGCACCGAATTTCGCATACGAGTGGACCGCCGCACGCGGCGTTCCCGACGCCGGTGACGACATCGACCTCAGCAACGTGGTGATGATCATCGGGTCCGAACCGGTCAGCGCCGACGCCATCACCACGTTCTCCGAGGCGTTCGCGCCGCATGGTCTGCCACCGACGGCCTTCAAGCCGTCCTACGGCATCGCCGAGGCCACCTTGTTCGTCGCGACCATCGCACCGACCGCACAGCCCACCGTCATTCGCCTGGACCGCGAGCAGTTGGCGCAGGGAATCGCGCAGGAGGCCGGCGAGGGCGCCGACGCGGTCACCCAGGTGTCGTGCGGCCAGGTGGCTCGCAGCCTGTGGGCGGTGATCGCCGACCCGGCGACCGGCGGAGAACTGCCCGACGGCCGCATCGGTGAAATCTGGTTGCACGGCAACAACGTCGGCCGCGGCTATTGGGGGCAGCCGCAGGAAAGCCGGCGGGTCTTCGGGGCGAAGCTCACGCACCGGCGGTCCGAGGGCAGCCACGCCGTCGGCGTGCCCGCCGACGGCGTCTGGTTGCGCACCGGCGACCTCGGCTTCTATCGCGGCGGCGAACTCTACGTCGCCGGGCGCCTCGCCGACATCGTGGTGCTCGACGGCCGGACGTTGTATCCGCACGACATCGAGCAGACCGCCGCGGATTCCTCATCCCTTGTCCGGCGCGGGTACGTGGCGGCTTTCACCGTTCCGGCAAACCAGATGCCCGGTGCGACAACGCAAGACACCACAGAGCAGCTGGTGGTCATCGCCGAACGGGCGGCAGGCACCAGTCGCAGCGACCCGGCGACGGCGATTGCAGCAATCCGGTCGGCGGTGTTCCGGCGCCACGGTGTCGAGGCCGCCGATGTGCGGCTGCTGCCCGCGGGCGGCATTCCGCGCACGACCAGCGGCAAACTGGCCCGGCGGGCCTGCCGCGCCGAATACCTCTCCGATGCGCTGCGGTTGCGGTGA
- a CDS encoding type III polyketide synthase has product MTDTIFTESMNPITVRRHGDPRVTGTAVAFTEHRYNQDEVSAQLTSFAEPGFARFAASSGVEYRSLALPLERYSGLTGFTEANAAYLEVAAELGEQAVRRALDAAHVRPDEVDAIVTVSSTGVAVPTIDARIASAVGLRPDVKRIPLFGLGCVAGAAGLARVHDYLRGFPDQVAVLLSVELCSLTLQRDDTSIPALIGVCLFGDGAAAVVAAGADRVPAGLPLHPGPRILATRSRLFADTVDVMGWNVSSSGFQLVMSRDVPKMADDHLRDEVDRFLADQGLATADISTWVCHPGGPKVLDAMHNAIGTPPEALRHSWQSMRDNGNISSASVLDVLDRTVADGPTAGSLGLMLAMGPGFSFELLLLGW; this is encoded by the coding sequence ATGACAGATACAATTTTTACTGAATCCATGAACCCGATCACGGTTCGCCGACACGGCGACCCGCGCGTGACCGGCACCGCGGTGGCGTTCACCGAACATCGGTACAACCAGGACGAGGTGTCAGCCCAGCTCACCTCGTTCGCCGAACCCGGCTTCGCGCGGTTCGCCGCCAGCAGCGGGGTCGAATACCGCAGCCTGGCACTGCCGTTGGAGCGCTACTCGGGGCTGACCGGTTTCACCGAGGCCAACGCGGCGTACCTCGAGGTGGCCGCGGAGCTCGGTGAGCAGGCCGTGCGGCGAGCGCTCGACGCCGCACACGTACGTCCCGACGAGGTCGACGCGATCGTGACGGTGTCGAGCACAGGGGTGGCGGTGCCGACCATCGATGCCCGGATCGCGTCAGCGGTGGGGTTGCGCCCCGACGTCAAACGCATCCCGTTGTTCGGGCTCGGTTGCGTGGCCGGTGCGGCCGGGCTGGCCCGAGTGCACGATTACCTGCGCGGCTTCCCCGATCAGGTCGCCGTGCTGCTGTCGGTGGAGCTGTGTTCCCTCACGCTGCAACGCGACGACACATCGATCCCCGCATTGATCGGTGTGTGCCTATTCGGTGACGGCGCGGCGGCCGTCGTCGCCGCCGGCGCCGATCGGGTGCCGGCCGGGCTCCCCCTTCATCCGGGCCCGCGCATTCTGGCGACCCGCAGCAGGCTGTTCGCCGACACCGTCGACGTCATGGGCTGGAACGTCAGCTCCAGCGGATTCCAGCTGGTGATGTCGCGTGACGTCCCGAAGATGGCCGACGACCATCTGCGCGACGAGGTCGACCGGTTCCTTGCCGACCAGGGATTGGCCACCGCCGACATATCGACCTGGGTGTGTCACCCCGGCGGGCCCAAGGTGCTCGACGCCATGCACAACGCGATCGGCACGCCACCGGAGGCGCTGCGGCACAGCTGGCAGTCGATGCGGGACAACGGCAACATCTCCTCGGCATCGGTTCTCGACGTCCTCGACCGCACCGTCGCCGACGGCCCCACGGCGGGTTCGCTGGGGCTGATGCTGGCGATGGGGCCTGGCTTCAGCTTCGAGCTGCTGCTGTTGGGTTGGTGA
- a CDS encoding acyl-CoA thioesterase, with product MSSWIAELVRLDRSEHTFRASAAYGAGPRLFGGLIAAQALAAAGATVEPGRLPQSLHAYFIKGGRIGVDIHFTVEITRDGRSFNTRRVTATQDGVAIFEMLASFHKPETTTDWQLPREPRVPLTEATILTRLPVEWADHFDIRLAPGPQSRVDWPTQPFWFRTREPVEDDPLLRACALTFISDLGMVSSARPPGPELPGPGGAASLDHAVWLHRPTDPHQWHLYDATAVSHSDARGLAHGSFQRDDGTLIASVAQESLWRT from the coding sequence ATGTCGAGCTGGATCGCCGAGCTGGTCCGACTCGACCGCAGCGAGCACACTTTTCGCGCATCGGCGGCCTATGGTGCGGGTCCCCGGCTCTTCGGCGGGTTGATCGCCGCGCAGGCGCTGGCGGCCGCGGGCGCCACCGTGGAACCCGGCCGGTTGCCACAGTCGCTGCATGCCTACTTCATCAAAGGCGGCCGAATCGGCGTCGACATCCACTTCACCGTCGAGATCACCCGGGACGGGCGTTCTTTCAACACCCGCCGTGTCACCGCTACACAGGATGGCGTCGCGATATTCGAAATGCTGGCGTCGTTCCACAAACCGGAGACGACTACCGACTGGCAGCTGCCGCGGGAACCACGGGTGCCGCTGACCGAGGCGACGATTCTCACACGACTGCCGGTCGAGTGGGCCGATCACTTCGACATCCGGCTCGCGCCAGGTCCGCAGAGCCGCGTCGACTGGCCCACCCAGCCGTTCTGGTTCCGCACCCGCGAACCCGTCGAGGACGACCCCCTGCTGCGGGCCTGTGCGCTGACCTTCATCTCTGACCTGGGCATGGTGTCCTCGGCGCGGCCGCCGGGGCCGGAGCTCCCCGGTCCGGGCGGTGCCGCCAGCCTCGACCACGCGGTGTGGCTGCACCGGCCGACCGACCCCCACCAGTGGCATCTCTACGACGCCACCGCGGTCAGTCACAGCGACGCGCGGGGGTTGGCGCACGGCTCATTTCAGCGTGATGACGGTACCCTGATCGCCAGCGTCGCCCAGGAATCTCTCTGGCGAACCTGA
- a CDS encoding Tex family protein, with amino-acid sequence MTSSPTLKSVNARLAEELAVAEARVAAAVRLLDEGATVPFIARYRKEVTGSLDDGQLRDLEERLRYLRELDERRDAVLASIDEQGKLTDELKAALLGADTKSRIEDIYLPYKPKRRTKAQIAREAGLEPLADRLLADPAIAPEAVAAEFLTADVADAAAALDGARHILVERAAEDAELVGAIRTRFWAEGAVRTAPFSDEAAKSPAAQKFRDYFEFTERLEDMPSHRVLAVLRGEKEQALAVRFDGGSDDAYEVMVANALGVDLTARAAATPWLATTVRLAWRTRLMISGAVDARMRLRQRAEEDAVAVFAKNLKDLLLAAPAGTRTTLGLDPGFRTGVKVAVVDDTGKVLETCAIYPHQPQRQWDSAKATLAALVARHGVELIAIGNGTASRETDALATELIADIRNAGANAPAKAMVSEAGASVYSASAYAARELPALDVTVRGAVSIARRLQDPLAELVKIEPKSIGVGQYQHDVTPGTLARSLDAVVEDAVNAVGVDLNTASVPLLSRVSGVSESLAEAIVAYREKTGPFRSRTALLDVPRLGPKAFEQCAGFLRIRGGDDALDASGVHPEAYPVVRRILDRSGITMAELIGNERALRTLRPADFADDRFGVPTVTDILAELEKPGRDPRPAFSTATFAAGVEKVADLKVGMVLEGVVTNVAAFGAFVDVGVHQDGLVHVSAMSDRFVSDPHEVVRSGQVVRVKVVDVDVDRQRIGLTLRLGDSPKGDQPKRPEQGTRPTPSRERRQPARTDHRRRDDKRSTGSMAQALRDAGFGR; translated from the coding sequence GTGACTTCGAGCCCAACCCTGAAATCTGTAAATGCCCGTCTTGCTGAAGAACTCGCGGTCGCAGAGGCCCGGGTAGCCGCCGCTGTCCGGCTGCTCGACGAAGGTGCGACGGTTCCGTTCATCGCCCGCTACCGCAAGGAAGTCACCGGCAGCCTCGACGACGGCCAACTGCGCGACCTCGAGGAGCGGCTGCGCTATCTTCGCGAGCTCGACGAACGGCGGGACGCGGTGCTCGCGTCGATCGACGAGCAGGGCAAGCTGACCGACGAGCTGAAGGCCGCGCTGCTGGGCGCCGACACGAAGTCTCGGATCGAGGACATCTACCTGCCGTACAAGCCGAAACGGCGCACCAAAGCCCAGATCGCCCGGGAAGCCGGCCTGGAGCCGCTCGCCGATCGCCTGCTCGCCGACCCGGCCATCGCCCCAGAAGCCGTGGCTGCCGAATTCCTCACCGCCGACGTCGCCGACGCCGCGGCGGCACTCGACGGTGCGCGGCACATCCTCGTCGAACGGGCAGCCGAGGACGCCGAACTGGTGGGTGCGATCCGGACCAGGTTTTGGGCCGAGGGGGCGGTACGGACCGCACCGTTTTCCGACGAGGCCGCCAAGAGCCCAGCGGCACAGAAGTTTCGGGACTACTTCGAGTTCACCGAGCGGCTGGAGGACATGCCGTCGCACCGGGTGCTGGCGGTGCTGCGCGGCGAGAAGGAACAAGCCCTCGCGGTGCGCTTCGACGGCGGCAGCGACGACGCCTACGAGGTGATGGTCGCCAACGCCCTCGGCGTCGATCTGACCGCTCGAGCGGCGGCCACCCCCTGGTTGGCCACCACGGTCCGGTTGGCCTGGCGCACCCGGCTGATGATCTCCGGCGCAGTCGATGCCCGGATGCGGCTGCGTCAGCGAGCCGAAGAGGACGCGGTCGCCGTCTTCGCCAAGAACCTCAAAGATCTGCTGCTGGCGGCGCCGGCCGGTACCCGCACCACCCTCGGACTGGATCCGGGGTTCCGCACCGGGGTCAAGGTCGCCGTGGTCGACGACACCGGCAAGGTACTCGAAACCTGTGCGATCTACCCACATCAGCCTCAGCGCCAATGGGATTCGGCCAAGGCGACCCTGGCCGCGCTGGTCGCCCGGCACGGGGTCGAGCTGATTGCGATCGGTAATGGCACCGCGTCGCGAGAGACCGACGCACTGGCCACCGAACTCATCGCCGACATTCGCAATGCCGGGGCGAACGCACCGGCCAAGGCCATGGTCAGCGAGGCGGGCGCGTCGGTGTATTCGGCGTCGGCCTACGCCGCCCGTGAGCTGCCTGCCCTGGATGTGACGGTCCGCGGCGCGGTATCGATCGCCCGCCGCCTGCAGGATCCGCTGGCCGAACTGGTGAAGATCGAACCGAAGTCGATCGGCGTCGGCCAATACCAGCACGACGTCACCCCCGGCACCCTGGCCCGCAGCCTCGACGCGGTGGTGGAGGATGCGGTGAACGCCGTCGGGGTCGACCTGAACACAGCATCGGTTCCGTTGCTGTCGCGGGTGTCGGGGGTCTCCGAGTCGCTGGCCGAAGCGATCGTGGCCTATCGGGAGAAGACCGGACCGTTCCGCAGCCGTACCGCCTTGCTCGACGTTCCGCGGCTGGGCCCCAAGGCTTTTGAACAGTGCGCCGGCTTCCTGCGGATTCGCGGCGGTGACGACGCCCTCGACGCATCGGGGGTCCATCCGGAGGCCTATCCGGTGGTGCGGCGCATCCTGGACCGCTCAGGCATCACGATGGCCGAGCTGATCGGTAACGAACGAGCGTTGCGGACACTGCGGCCCGCCGACTTCGCCGACGACCGCTTCGGCGTGCCCACGGTGACCGACATCCTCGCCGAGCTGGAGAAGCCGGGCCGCGATCCGCGGCCGGCATTCTCTACCGCGACGTTCGCCGCGGGTGTGGAGAAGGTGGCCGATCTCAAGGTCGGCATGGTGCTCGAAGGTGTGGTGACCAATGTCGCGGCGTTCGGTGCCTTCGTCGACGTCGGCGTGCATCAGGACGGTTTGGTGCACGTCTCGGCGATGTCGGACCGATTCGTGTCCGATCCGCACGAAGTGGTGCGTTCGGGTCAGGTGGTCCGGGTGAAGGTCGTCGACGTCGATGTCGATCGGCAGCGGATCGGGCTCACTTTGCGGTTGGGCGATTCGCCCAAAGGTGATCAGCCGAAGCGGCCTGAACAGGGCACCCGGCCTACCCCAAGCCGGGAGCGACGCCAGCCCGCCCGCACAGACCACCGCCGGCGCGATGACAAGCGCTCCACCGGTTCGATGGCTCAGGCGCTCCGCGACGCAGGCTTCGGTCGGTAA
- a CDS encoding enoyl-CoA hydratase/isomerase family protein — MSLVTYHLEEHVATITLNRPEARNAINGPLRQAINAAWDRFRDEEEAWVGILTANGDVFCAGGDLKDGEGSVGTFGGTFWEKPTINSFESGMELFKPTIAAVHGPCVGYGVTGVLFCDFVIASTEATFSFPEVSLGVPTIVGAIRLPHRVGWANAMELLLTGKPISAERAKEIGLVWKLVEPQDLQAEAQAWARTLTEAAPLAQRATKEVAWRTADMGWIESVRFGEVMRRVAGATEDVGEGLQAWREKRKPQWKGR, encoded by the coding sequence ATGAGCCTCGTCACGTATCACCTGGAAGAACACGTCGCGACGATCACCCTCAACCGGCCCGAAGCCCGCAACGCCATCAACGGCCCGCTCCGCCAGGCCATCAATGCCGCGTGGGATCGGTTCCGGGACGAGGAGGAGGCCTGGGTGGGAATTCTGACCGCCAACGGCGACGTCTTCTGCGCGGGTGGTGATCTCAAGGACGGCGAGGGCTCGGTGGGCACCTTCGGCGGGACCTTCTGGGAGAAGCCGACGATCAATTCGTTCGAGTCCGGCATGGAACTCTTCAAGCCCACGATCGCCGCCGTGCACGGTCCCTGCGTCGGGTACGGGGTGACCGGAGTCCTGTTCTGCGACTTTGTGATCGCATCGACCGAAGCCACGTTCAGTTTCCCCGAGGTGTCGCTCGGCGTGCCGACCATCGTCGGTGCCATTCGGTTGCCGCACCGCGTCGGCTGGGCCAACGCCATGGAGCTGCTGCTCACCGGCAAGCCCATCAGCGCCGAGCGGGCCAAGGAGATCGGGCTGGTGTGGAAGCTCGTCGAACCCCAGGACCTGCAGGCCGAGGCCCAGGCGTGGGCCAGAACCCTGACCGAAGCCGCCCCGCTTGCGCAACGAGCCACCAAAGAAGTGGCCTGGCGGACCGCCGACATGGGCTGGATCGAGTCGGTGCGCTTCGGCGAGGTGATGCGCAGGGTAGCCGGCGCCACCGAGGACGTCGGCGAAGGCCTGCAGGCATGGCGAGAGAAGCGAAAGCCGCAGTGGAAGGGCCGCTGA